The window GCTTTCATGGATAAATTCTTCTCCTTCTTTTAATTTTCCTTTAGCATACCATTGAGCCATTCTTGCAGAAGTACCTGTTCCGCATGGTGAACGGTCCAGAGCGTTCTCTCCCACTAAAACAGCATTTCGTCCACTTGCTTTGGGATCTTTGGGATTACCTGTCCATTGAATATGGCTTAATCCGGTAATGTGTTCGTTCTCAGGATGAATGAACTGGTATTTTTCATTAAGTAATTGTCTGATGATTTTTCCGTAATGAATAAGCTGGCTGGCTGTAAAATCTGAAATATCTCTGAAGTTTTCCTGAGGATCTATAATAGCATAGAAGTTCCCGCCATAAGCTACATCAGCTTTTATCAATCCTAGATCCGGGCATTCCACTTCCAGGTTTTCGGCATACAAAAAGGATTTTACGTTGGTTAATTTTACAGAGGTTACTTTTTTGCCTTCCTGTACATAATCGATGAGAATAAGTCCTGCCGGTGTTTCAAGGCGCAGCTTTCCGGGGACTTTAGGGAAAACCAAACCTTCTTCTATGGCAATCGTTACGGTTCCTATTGTTCCGTGTCCGCACATGGGTAGACATCCACTGGTTTCAATATATAATACTCCGATATCGTTTTCTTCGCTAAAAGGCGGATACAAAATACTTCCACTCATCATATCATGACCACGGGGTTCAAACATGAGTCCTTTCCGGATCCAGTCGTATTCTTTCATAAAATGAAGCCTGCGCTCCATCATGGATTTTCCTTTTAAAATGGGGCCTCCTCCCGCAACAAGACGTACAGGGCAGCCACAGGTATGCGAATCTATACAAAAAAATGTTCTGTTCATGTGGTTTGTAATTTTAATGATTCTGAATTGACTTCTCCATCGACTATTCTGCTGATCTGTAACGGATTTTCATTCCTCAGTTCTTCGGGCAAAAATTCATCCGGCCAGTTTTGGAAAGAAATAGGACGGATAAACCTCTTTACAGCATCCGGTCCTACGGAGGTAAAACGGGAATCAGTAGTGGAAGGAAAAGGGCCTCCGTGTTGCATGGCATAAACAACTTCTACTCCTGTAGGCATTCCGTTGAAGAGTAACCTTCCACATTTATCCTTCAGAAAGTTGATCAGCATAAAATGATTCCGGAGGTCTTCATCGGTAGCTGCTACGGTAATGGTTAACTGTCCTTTCAGCTGTTGAGCAACATTCATTATTTCTTCATCCGTTTCACATGCTACAATAATACCAAATGGGCCAAAGACTTCTTCACTCAATACAGGATTATTCATGAAGTTTCTGGCATT of the Chryseobacterium viscerum genome contains:
- a CDS encoding 4-hydroxyproline epimerase encodes the protein MNRTFFCIDSHTCGCPVRLVAGGGPILKGKSMMERRLHFMKEYDWIRKGLMFEPRGHDMMSGSILYPPFSEENDIGVLYIETSGCLPMCGHGTIGTVTIAIEEGLVFPKVPGKLRLETPAGLILIDYVQEGKKVTSVKLTNVKSFLYAENLEVECPDLGLIKADVAYGGNFYAIIDPQENFRDISDFTASQLIHYGKIIRQLLNEKYQFIHPENEHITGLSHIQWTGNPKDPKASGRNAVLVGENALDRSPCGTGTSARMAQWYAKGKLKEGEEFIHESYIGSQFIGRIEGTDTVDGKSAIIPSVEGWARITGYNHIIIDDEDPYWQGFQVM